The proteins below come from a single Oncorhynchus keta strain PuntledgeMale-10-30-2019 chromosome 1, Oket_V2, whole genome shotgun sequence genomic window:
- the LOC118377077 gene encoding putative nucleotidyltransferase MAB21L1 translates to MIAAQAKLVYHLNKYYQEKCQSRKAAISKTIREVCKVVSDVLKEVEVQEPRFISSLNEMDNRFEGLEVISPTEFEVVLYLNQMGVFNFVDDGSLPGCAVLKLSDGRKRSMSLWVEFITASGYLSARKIRSRFQTLVAQAVDKCSYRDVVKMVSDTSEVKLRIRDRYIVQITPAFKCTGIWPRSAAHWPLPHIPWPGPNRVAEVKAEGFNLLSKECYSLNGKQSSAESDAWVLQFGEAENRLLLGGCRKKCLSVLKTLRDRHLELPGTPLNNYHMKTLVSYECEKHPRESDWDENNLGDRLNGILLQLISCLQCRRCPHYFLPNLDLFQGKPHSALENAAKQTWRLAREILTNPKSLEKL, encoded by the coding sequence ATGATAGCCGCCCAGGCCAAGCTGGTGTACCACCTCAACAAATATTACCAGGAGAAATGCCAATCTCGGAAGGCGGCCATCTCCAAGACCATCCGGGAGGTGTGCAAGGTGGTGTCGGACGTCTTGAAGGAGGTGGAGGTGCAGGAGCCCCGCTTCATCAGCTCTCTCAACGAGATGGACAACCGCTTCGAGGGGCTAGAGGTCATCTCCCCCACAGAGTTCGAGGTGGTGCTCTACCTCAACCAGATGGGGGTATTTAACTTCGTGGATGATGGATCTCTGCCGGGCTGCGCCGTGCTCAAGCTGAGCGACGGCCGTAAGAGGAGCATGTCTCTCTGGGTAGAATTCATCACCGCCTCCGGCTACCTCTCTGCGCGCAAGATCCGCTCCAGATTTCAGACCCTAGTGGCGCAGGCCGTGGATAAATGCAGCTATAGAGATGTTGTCAAAATGGTGTCTGATACCAGCGAGGTGAAGTTACGCATCAGAGACAGATACATCGTTCAGATCACCCCGGCTTTCAAATGCACCGGGATCTGGCCCCGCAGCGCAGCGCACTGGCCCCTACCGCACATCCCCTGGCCGGGGCCCAATAGGGTAGCCGAAGTAAAGGCCGAGGGATTCAACCTCCTCTCTAAAGAGTGCTACTCGTTGAACGGAAAACAAAGTTCGGCAGAGAGCGACGCCTGGGTCCTGCAGTTCGGCGAGGCCGAGAACCGCCTACTCCTGGGAGGCTGCAGGAAGAAATGTCTGTCGGTCCTCAAAACGTTACGAGACCGGCACCTTGAGCTGCCTGGGACGCCCCTCAACAACTACCACATGAAAACTCTGGTTTCTTATGAGTGTGAAAAACATCCACGGGAGTCTGACTGGGACGAGAACAACCTCGGGGACCGTTTGAACGGGATTCTATTGCAGCTTATTTCGTGTTTGCAGTGCAGGAGGTGTCCCCATTACTTCCTGCCTAATCTAGATCTGTTCCAGGGGAAACCTCATTCTGCTCTAGAAAATGCAGCCAAACAGACCTGGCGACTTGCGAGAGAGATTCTGACCAACCCCAAAAGCTTGGAGAAACTCTGA